Within the Amycolatopsis sp. 195334CR genome, the region GCATCCGCCACATGGTCATGCCCGGGCCGCGCAGGCAGACCACCGTGGTGGTCATGTTGACCGCGCCGAGAATGGTGCCGAGGCCGGACACGATCAGCCCGGAGATCCACAGGTCGCTGCCGATGCCGGGCGAGTGGATGGCGCTGGACAGCGGCGTGTAGGCGGTCCAGCCGAAGTCGGCGGCGCCGCCCGGGGTGAAGAACGAGGACAGCACGATCAGGCCGCCGAACAGGTAGAGCCAGTAGGCGAACGCGTTCAGCCGCGGGAAGGCCACGTCCGGCGAGCCGATCTGCAGCGGCAGGATGAAGTTGGCGAAGCCGAACACGTTCGGTGTGGCGTAGAGCAGCAGCATGATCGTGCCGTGCATGGTGAACAGCTGGTTGTACTGCTCCTGGGAGAGGAACTGCAGGCCCGGGTAGCCGAGTTCGCCGCGCATCAGCAGTGCCATCAGCCCGCCGACCACGAAGAAGCCGAACGAGGTGACCAGGTAGAGGATGCCGATCTGCTTGTGGTCGGTGGTGCGCAACAGGTTCAGCAGCATCGCGCCCTTGGCCCCGGCGTGCCGCGGCCGGTGCTCCACCGGACGGGGCTTGAGCACTTCCCTCAACGCGGCCACGACGTCACCTCCACGCGGACGCGGATACCCGGCCGGGGACTGGTTCACGCACGCTCGGGCGGGTACTCGCGCTCTATGACGGCTAATCCCGAAACCGAAGGCCCGCCGATCGTCACCGGCGGGGATCCAGATCACCCGACGATACTCGTCTTCGATCCGGACGGACTCGCCAAACACGGTGAGCTTCCGGCGACTTGGCGTCCGCTGAGCGAACACCGCCGGATCGTGTGGTGCCGCGTCCCGTCCGACGGCGCGCTCACCGAGGGTGCCGAACTGCTGGCCGACGGGGGTCTCACCGGGCCGCTGCACGTGGTGGCCGGCGGGGAGGCGGTGTCACCGGTGCTGAGGCTGCTCGACGAGCACCCCGTCGCGGTCACGCTGTTGCTGGTGAAACCGCCGCCGGGCGCGGACGGCGAGGGCGAGGTGGTCGTGCACGGCGACGGCGGGCCGTTGCCGCTGGGTCATCCGGACGTGGTGGCCGCGGTCGAACGCAGCCTGCGCTAGACCGCGAACTGCTCGAAGGTCTTCTTCGCCGGGAGCAGGACCCCGGCCAGGCCGATGGTCAGGTTCAACCCCTCGCCGGAGACGAGGTCGCGTTCGAGCGCGTTCATCGCCTCACGGCCTTCTTCGACGAGCGGCGAGAGTTTCTCGCCCTCGGCTCTGGCTCGGCTCAGCCGCGCGGTCACTTCGAGCAGGGCGGCGAGCCGTTCGCGCACTTCCTCGCTCGGGTAGCGGTAGGCGTCGTCGTCGCGCACGGCGTGGTCGAGCGCCTCGGTGAGTTCGCGGACGTGCGGCCAGGCGGCCCGCAGCAACACCATCAGGTCGTGCCAGCGGGCCGCGTTCGCGACCTTGCCGCCCGACCCCGACCGCGCGTTGAACCGCACGCTTTCGGTCCCCCAGCCGCTGGCCTCCTCGGCCCGGCGGAGCAGTTGCTCGGTGTTGCGCGCCCTGGCCACCCAGGACGGCGTGGAGCGCGGAACCGACGACTCCCGCAGCGTCGCGGCGATGTCGCACAACACGTCGGCGAGTTCGGCGGCGAGCGCCTTCGTGGCCGCCTCGGTGCCGCGCGTGTACACCGGCGGGAAGACCAGCGCGTTGATCGCCACCCCGATGGCCGCGCCGAGCACGGTCTCGCCAACGCGGTCCAGCATCAGCATCGAGTCGTCCGCCGATCCGTAGCTGACCAGCAGCAACGCCGTCACGCCGACCCAGACCCCGCTCGCGCCGAACCCCCGCCACCGGCCGACCAGCAACCCGACCAGCACCACCAGCCCCAGCGCCACCGTCTGCCACGGCAGCACCTGGATCGCCAGCGCCGCCAGCACCACGCCCAGCACCACCGCCCCGACCTGCTGCAACGCCGAGAACAACGAGCGGTAGACGGTGGCTTCGACCAGGAACACGGCCGCGTACGGGGCGAGGAACGGCTGCGGCAGGCCCCACCACTCGGCGGCGATCAACCAGGCGAGGACCGCCGCGACGGCGGCCTTGGCCGCCTGGAGCACCGCGGTCCGGCGCCAGTGCTCAGCCACTCGGCACCGCGGCGCTTTCCACGCAGTAGACCGCGTACGCGGACTGGATGATCGGCTGGGCGACGTTGCGCACCCGCACCCCGCCCGGGGTCACGCCCTGCTCGCAGCCGTAGTGCGCGTGCCCGTGCACGGCCAGGTCGACGCCGTTCGCGTCGATCGCCTCGCCGAGTTGGTAGGCACCGAGGAACGGGTGGATTTCCGGGGGCTCGCCGCGCAGCGTGCCCGGGATCGGCGCGTAGTGCGTCAGCGCCACCTTCACGTCGGTGCGCAGTTCCGCGAGCGAGGCGTCCAGCCGATCGGCCAGTTCCACCGAATGCCGGACGAAGTTCTTCATCTCCGGTTCGCCGAACGCGCTCGCGCACTTGCCGGCGAACCCGCCGCCGAAGCCCTTGATCCCGGCCACGCCCAACGTTTCCTCGCCGATCTCCAGCGTGGCGTGCTCGCCTTCGAGCACGGTGATCCCGTGCTCCCGCAGCAGATCGGTGATCTCGTCCTCGGCGTCGCCGTGGTAGTCGTGGTTGCCCAGCACGGAGAGCACGGGCACCGGCAGATCGGCGAACTCGTCGGCGACCACCTCGGCCTCGTCGACCGTGCCGTGCCGGGTCAGGTCGCCGGCCAGCAGCAGCACGTCGGCGTGCTCGCCGACCTGTTCCAGCGCGGGCCGGAGCCGGCCACGCGCGTCTTCGCCGAGGTGCACGTCCCCGATGGCCGCGATCCGGATCACCGCAGTTCCTCCCTCGAAGCCGGTTCACCCACCGCCGAGACCCGCAGATCGTTGTGCACCCGCAGGTTCGGGGCGTGCTCGTGCACCACCTGCTCCAGTTCGGCGCGGCGCGCCTCGCAGGCGACCTCGCCGGACAGGTGCACGTGGTCGGCGCGGATGTCCACCCGCACGCCGAGTTCGGTGGTCCGCTCGTCCTCGGCGAGCGCCCGGCGCAACCGGGCCGCCGAGTACTGCGGCACATCTTCGGTGTTCATTCCGCCTCCACTACGTCCAGTTCCCGCAGCAGCACGAGAAAGGCCCGCGCGTACGGGGAATCCCTGGTCCCCTCGGCCACCAGCGCCCAGTCGACCTGCTCCCGCAGTTCCCTGGCGATCTGCAGCAGGTCGGTGAAATCGCACCGGTGCGGTCCGAGCACGAGCAGCTTGTCGGTCATCAGGTCGGTCCCGGTGACCACCGGCGCCATGGTCGCGCCGATGCGCATCGGCTCGGCGCGGTCGAGGGTCTCGTCGGTGACCTCGCGGTGGTTGGGCCGGAAGATCAGGTCGACCAGGATGTCCCCGTCGTAGACCTTGGTCAGCCAGTCCTCGGGCGGGTCGACCGGGATCATGCCCGCCTCCGCCAGCACCCGGCTGGCCTTCTCCGCGTCGGACTCCTTGAGCAGGACGTCAACGTCGTGGTCGGACGGTGGCCCGCCCCGCGCGTACGCCGCGAAGCCGCCGGCCACCGCGAATCGGATGCCTTGGTGCGTCAACGTGTTCGCCACCCTCGTGAGGGTGTCGAGCAGG harbors:
- a CDS encoding FUSC family protein, which codes for MAEHWRRTAVLQAAKAAVAAVLAWLIAAEWWGLPQPFLAPYAAVFLVEATVYRSLFSALQQVGAVVLGVVLAALAIQVLPWQTVALGLVVLVGLLVGRWRGFGASGVWVGVTALLLVSYGSADDSMLMLDRVGETVLGAAIGVAINALVFPPVYTRGTEAATKALAAELADVLCDIAATLRESSVPRSTPSWVARARNTEQLLRRAEEASGWGTESVRFNARSGSGGKVANAARWHDLMVLLRAAWPHVRELTEALDHAVRDDDAYRYPSEEVRERLAALLEVTARLSRARAEGEKLSPLVEEGREAMNALERDLVSGEGLNLTIGLAGVLLPAKKTFEQFAV
- a CDS encoding metallophosphoesterase — protein: MIRIAAIGDVHLGEDARGRLRPALEQVGEHADVLLLAGDLTRHGTVDEAEVVADEFADLPVPVLSVLGNHDYHGDAEDEITDLLREHGITVLEGEHATLEIGEETLGVAGIKGFGGGFAGKCASAFGEPEMKNFVRHSVELADRLDASLAELRTDVKVALTHYAPIPGTLRGEPPEIHPFLGAYQLGEAIDANGVDLAVHGHAHYGCEQGVTPGGVRVRNVAQPIIQSAYAVYCVESAAVPSG
- a CDS encoding BON domain-containing protein; its protein translation is MNTEDVPQYSAARLRRALAEDERTTELGVRVDIRADHVHLSGEVACEARRAELEQVVHEHAPNLRVHNDLRVSAVGEPASREELR
- a CDS encoding nucleotidyltransferase family protein, producing the protein MSVTAADKDLLDTLTRVANTLTHQGIRFAVAGGFAAYARGGPPSDHDVDVLLKESDAEKASRVLAEAGMIPVDPPEDWLTKVYDGDILVDLIFRPNHREVTDETLDRAEPMRIGATMAPVVTGTDLMTDKLLVLGPHRCDFTDLLQIARELREQVDWALVAEGTRDSPYARAFLVLLRELDVVEAE